Proteins encoded by one window of Ulvibacter sp. MAR_2010_11:
- a CDS encoding nitrilase family protein yields MKEKLSVTSIQSHLHWENPVANRKLFSEKFNSISEKTDLIVLPEMFTTGFSMHAERLSEETNGPTVQWMIAEAKKHNTAITGSLIISEAGNYYNRLFFVFPDSSFTSYDKRHTFTLAGEDKVYSAGVEKCIINYKGFKICPLICYDLRFPVWARNTEAYDVLLYVANWPVKRIVAWDTLLKARAIENMSYCIGVNRVGLDGNGHEYVGHSAVYDVLGAQISTPDFEKEFVETVILEKEHILSNREHLQFLNDRDTFSLT; encoded by the coding sequence ATGAAAGAGAAACTTTCAGTTACGAGTATTCAAAGTCATTTGCACTGGGAAAACCCCGTAGCGAATCGGAAACTATTTTCAGAAAAATTCAATTCAATTTCAGAAAAAACCGACCTGATCGTGCTTCCCGAAATGTTTACCACAGGTTTTTCGATGCATGCCGAGCGACTTTCAGAAGAAACCAACGGACCAACAGTTCAATGGATGATTGCTGAAGCTAAAAAACACAATACAGCCATAACGGGAAGTCTTATTATTTCTGAAGCGGGAAATTATTACAATCGGTTGTTTTTTGTTTTCCCCGACAGCTCTTTTACTTCCTACGACAAACGCCACACATTTACGTTGGCAGGTGAAGATAAAGTCTATTCTGCGGGAGTTGAAAAATGTATTATTAACTATAAAGGATTTAAAATTTGCCCTTTAATTTGTTATGATCTTCGGTTTCCGGTTTGGGCGCGTAACACCGAAGCATACGATGTCTTGTTGTATGTTGCAAATTGGCCTGTAAAACGGATTGTTGCCTGGGATACCTTGCTAAAAGCCCGTGCCATTGAGAACATGAGTTATTGCATTGGAGTAAATCGAGTGGGATTGGACGGTAACGGTCATGAATATGTGGGGCACTCGGCGGTGTACGATGTGTTGGGAGCACAAATCTCAACGCCGGACTTCGAAAAGGAATTTGTAGAAACGGTTATTCTGGAAAAGGAACATATTCTATCCAATCGTGAACATCTTCAGTTTTTAAACGACCGCGATACGTTTAGTCTAACTTAA
- a CDS encoding four helix bundle protein, with translation MGSISSYKELIVWQKSISLVKLIYECTASFPQDEKFGLISQMNRAAVSIPSNIAEGWGRNTAKNYIQFLRTARGSLFELETQLLIAVELKYITDCMEIEKLIVEISKMLNSLIKKLEMK, from the coding sequence ATGGGTAGTATTTCGTCATACAAAGAGTTGATTGTCTGGCAGAAATCTATTTCTCTGGTGAAATTAATTTATGAGTGTACAGCAAGCTTTCCTCAGGATGAAAAGTTTGGTTTGATAAGTCAAATGAACAGAGCTGCTGTTTCCATTCCTTCAAATATTGCTGAAGGATGGGGAAGAAATACGGCAAAAAATTATATTCAGTTTCTAAGAACGGCAAGAGGTTCTTTGTTCGAATTGGAAACGCAATTGTTAATTGCAGTCGAGTTAAAATATATTACTGATTGCATGGAGATTGAAAAATTAATTGTTGAGATTAGTAAAATGCTAAACTCATTGATAAAAAAATTGGAAATGAAATAA
- the katG gene encoding catalase/peroxidase HPI → MDTTKNNGEAWEINEGGDITKCPFMGGPQNITAGGGTSNRDWWPNQLKLNILRQHSSKSDPMNKGFNYAKEFKTLNLSAVKNDLYQLMTKSQDWWPADFGHYGPFFIRMAWHSAGTYRIGDGRGGAGSGSQRFAPLNSWPDNGNLDKARLLLWPIKKKYGKKLSWADLMILAGNCALESMDFKTFGFAGGREDVWEPEQDIYWGNEAEWLGDKRYEGDRDLENPLAAVQMGLIYVNPEGPNGNPDPIAAAHDIRETFGRMAMNDEETVALIAGGHTFGKTHGAADAGKYVDREPAAAGIELQSMGWKNSFGSGKGGDTITSGLEGTWTTTPTKWSNNFFENLFGFEWELTKSPAGAHQWKPKNGAGAGIVPDAHDPSKSHTPIMLTTDLSLREDPAYAKISKRFYENPKEFADAFSRAWYKLTHRDMGPISRYLGPEVPAEELIWQDPIPKVTHALIDNQDVATLKKALLSSGLTISQLVTTAWASASTYRDSDMRGGANGARIRLAPQKYWEVNNPSELSKVLETLEKIQKEFNQNQSGNKQVSLADIIVLGGCAAVEKAARNAGQNVTVPFNPGRTDASQEQTDVESFGYLEPVADGFRNYVKKGQKTAAEEMLVDKAQLMTLTVPEMTVLVGGMRVLSTNCDGSNCGVFTKDKDTLNNAFFVNLIDMGATWKATSDDQYHFEGTDRVTGELKWKGTRVDLIFGSNSELRALAEVYACDDAKVQFVNDFVAAWAKVMDLDRFDLK, encoded by the coding sequence ATGGATACTACAAAAAACAATGGCGAAGCCTGGGAAATTAACGAAGGTGGCGACATCACTAAATGCCCTTTTATGGGGGGGCCTCAAAATATCACTGCAGGAGGTGGTACATCGAATAGGGATTGGTGGCCCAACCAGTTAAAGCTTAACATTCTAAGACAACATTCTTCAAAATCGGATCCCATGAATAAGGGATTCAACTACGCAAAGGAGTTTAAAACACTTAACCTGAGTGCTGTTAAAAACGATTTATACCAATTAATGACCAAGTCGCAGGACTGGTGGCCGGCAGATTTTGGCCACTACGGCCCGTTTTTTATTCGAATGGCATGGCATAGCGCCGGCACCTATCGAATTGGAGACGGTCGTGGAGGTGCGGGCTCCGGAAGTCAGCGTTTCGCTCCTCTTAATAGCTGGCCGGACAATGGAAATCTCGACAAGGCACGTTTACTTTTATGGCCTATTAAAAAGAAATACGGAAAAAAACTTTCCTGGGCAGATTTAATGATTCTGGCAGGTAACTGTGCCTTAGAATCTATGGATTTTAAAACCTTCGGCTTTGCTGGTGGCAGGGAAGATGTTTGGGAACCCGAACAAGATATTTACTGGGGTAACGAGGCCGAGTGGCTTGGAGACAAGCGGTATGAAGGAGATCGCGATCTTGAAAATCCGTTGGCGGCTGTGCAAATGGGACTTATTTATGTAAATCCGGAAGGACCCAACGGAAACCCGGATCCCATCGCAGCGGCTCACGATATTAGAGAGACTTTTGGCCGTATGGCCATGAACGACGAAGAGACCGTTGCGCTTATTGCAGGAGGTCATACCTTTGGAAAAACACATGGGGCAGCCGATGCAGGAAAATATGTGGATAGAGAACCGGCCGCAGCCGGAATAGAACTGCAAAGTATGGGCTGGAAAAATTCGTTTGGCTCAGGAAAGGGAGGCGACACAATTACCAGCGGATTGGAAGGTACGTGGACAACCACACCCACAAAATGGAGTAATAATTTCTTCGAAAATCTATTCGGATTTGAATGGGAACTTACAAAAAGTCCGGCGGGAGCGCATCAATGGAAACCGAAGAACGGAGCAGGTGCAGGAATTGTTCCCGACGCACATGATCCTTCAAAGAGTCATACTCCCATCATGCTTACAACCGATCTTTCGTTACGGGAAGACCCGGCATACGCAAAGATTTCAAAACGGTTTTATGAAAATCCGAAGGAATTCGCCGATGCTTTTTCACGTGCATGGTACAAATTGACTCATCGTGACATGGGGCCCATTTCTCGATATCTTGGACCGGAAGTTCCTGCAGAAGAGCTTATCTGGCAGGATCCGATTCCAAAAGTAACTCATGCACTTATCGACAATCAGGATGTTGCAACTTTAAAGAAAGCGCTACTTTCTTCGGGACTTACAATTTCACAATTAGTAACCACTGCATGGGCTTCGGCATCTACATATCGAGATTCCGACATGCGTGGAGGGGCCAATGGAGCACGAATTCGTTTGGCACCACAAAAATATTGGGAAGTAAATAATCCTTCAGAGTTATCAAAAGTTTTGGAGACTCTTGAAAAAATTCAAAAGGAATTCAATCAAAATCAATCCGGAAATAAGCAAGTTTCTCTGGCCGATATCATTGTATTAGGCGGATGTGCGGCTGTAGAAAAGGCGGCCAGAAATGCCGGTCAGAATGTAACAGTTCCATTCAATCCCGGGCGTACAGATGCATCACAGGAACAAACCGATGTAGAATCGTTCGGATATTTGGAACCTGTTGCCGACGGATTTAGAAACTATGTAAAAAAGGGACAAAAGACTGCTGCCGAAGAAATGTTAGTAGACAAGGCGCAATTAATGACACTTACAGTCCCCGAAATGACAGTGCTTGTAGGAGGTATGCGAGTTCTAAGCACAAATTGTGACGGCTCTAATTGTGGAGTATTTACAAAGGACAAGGACACTTTGAACAACGCTTTTTTCGTGAATCTTATAGATATGGGAGCTACATGGAAAGCAACTTCAGACGACCAGTATCATTTTGAAGGCACCGATCGGGTAACAGGAGAACTTAAATGGAAGGGAACCCGAGTGGATTTAATTTTCGGGTCCAACTCGGAGTTAAGAGCGCTTGCCGAAGTGTATGCCTGCGACGATGCTAAGGTACAGTTTGTGAATGATTTTGTTGCTGCATGGGCGAAAGTAATGGATTTGGATCGTTTCGATTTGAAATAA
- a CDS encoding response regulator: MKKYYYFLLFSMSLFPASGQNTLFLSGGEDTKTPQKKVLFQKLMDSSIVHYNNGDYRKDLALNFKLLKLAFEIDEPYYIHKGYRNLAYDYLVLGDTLLAKESFNKSEQQARLSNNDTATALTYMDLANIYSVNRDSIAKAFDYHDKSIKLFETIKDSVGLAKAHYNLILTAIENKEFNTAYTHIIKARKFINHGDPAYSAALDNLMGQYHYLKENFETANLYFRKAITAAEIEGHVLVLEEAYYDYSESLFAQKNYKAAFDAKTKYEEYLSINQQKIISSDVESISASYQVEEYRKDVAEAETQYQLQNEIINSKSRLNTILIIGLSCFLILFVTLFFAYRNRKHLVKELKFKNKEYLRAKEETERLSKAKGKFFSTVSHELRTPLYGVIGLTTILLEDKSLKSHLNDLKSLKFSADYLLALINDVLQINKIDSNTIENEQTTFSLRELTKKIVSSFEYMRIQNNNEIHIHISDSVPEFIHGNSVRLSQVLMNLIGNACKFTEDGNIYIIAETTKNTPDKTAIKFYIRDTGMGIPYEKQQNIFEEFSQLDNHNYKYQGTGLGLPIVKKLLQLDNADITLKSDPGKGSLFSFTLEYDVVAEKQNSEIPVFLDTSLLKGKKILVAEDNRINQTVTKKILEKNDMSCVIAENGAIAVEKAQSEVFDLILMDINMPVMNGISAANQIRTFNATVPILALTAVEIEEIRQNIFESGMNDIIVKPYDVTKFIQTLSKNLSETPKVQDKVIKLRAI; encoded by the coding sequence ATGAAGAAATATTATTATTTCTTGTTGTTTTCTATGTCTCTATTCCCTGCTAGTGGACAAAATACTTTGTTTTTATCGGGAGGAGAGGACACAAAAACACCTCAAAAGAAGGTGCTTTTTCAGAAGCTAATGGACTCATCAATAGTTCATTACAACAATGGAGATTACCGAAAAGATCTTGCCTTAAATTTTAAGCTGTTAAAATTGGCATTCGAAATAGATGAGCCATACTATATTCACAAGGGGTATCGAAATCTGGCGTACGACTATCTGGTTCTGGGCGACACTTTGTTGGCCAAAGAAAGTTTCAACAAATCTGAGCAACAAGCAAGGCTATCTAATAATGATACCGCGACCGCACTCACCTATATGGATTTGGCTAATATTTATTCCGTAAATAGAGATAGTATTGCGAAGGCATTCGACTATCACGATAAATCCATCAAACTTTTTGAAACCATAAAAGATTCGGTAGGATTGGCCAAAGCCCATTATAATTTGATACTCACTGCTATTGAAAACAAGGAATTTAATACAGCCTATACACATATTATTAAGGCGAGAAAGTTTATTAATCATGGTGATCCTGCATATTCAGCGGCCTTAGATAACTTAATGGGGCAATACCATTATCTGAAGGAAAATTTTGAAACGGCCAATTTGTATTTCAGAAAGGCTATTACAGCTGCCGAAATAGAAGGCCATGTGTTGGTGTTGGAGGAGGCCTATTACGATTATAGTGAGAGTTTATTTGCACAGAAAAATTATAAGGCTGCCTTCGATGCAAAAACGAAATATGAAGAATATCTTAGTATCAATCAGCAGAAGATAATATCCAGTGATGTTGAATCCATCTCTGCCAGTTATCAGGTAGAAGAATACCGAAAAGATGTAGCGGAAGCCGAAACTCAGTATCAACTTCAAAACGAAATCATAAATAGCAAGAGCAGACTAAACACGATTTTAATCATTGGCCTTTCTTGTTTTCTAATACTATTTGTCACCTTGTTTTTTGCCTACAGAAATAGAAAACATCTGGTAAAAGAGCTAAAATTTAAAAATAAAGAATATCTCAGAGCCAAAGAGGAGACCGAAAGGTTATCCAAGGCCAAAGGGAAGTTCTTTTCTACTGTAAGTCATGAATTGCGCACCCCACTGTATGGTGTTATTGGATTAACGACAATCCTCCTTGAAGACAAATCGCTCAAGAGTCATTTAAATGATTTGAAATCACTAAAGTTTTCGGCAGATTATCTGCTTGCGTTAATAAACGATGTGCTTCAGATAAATAAAATAGACTCCAATACCATCGAAAACGAGCAAACAACATTCAGTTTGAGAGAACTTACTAAAAAGATTGTATCGTCCTTCGAGTATATGCGTATTCAAAACAACAATGAAATACACATTCATATATCCGATTCGGTGCCGGAGTTTATTCACGGGAACTCGGTGCGATTGTCGCAGGTTTTAATGAATTTAATAGGAAATGCCTGTAAGTTTACTGAAGACGGAAATATTTATATTATTGCCGAAACCACCAAAAATACCCCGGACAAAACTGCTATAAAATTCTATATTCGAGATACCGGAATGGGAATTCCATACGAAAAACAACAAAATATCTTCGAAGAATTTTCACAGTTAGACAATCACAACTACAAATATCAAGGTACCGGACTGGGTCTTCCCATTGTGAAAAAGCTACTACAACTGGACAATGCCGATATCACATTAAAAAGTGATCCGGGTAAGGGGTCTTTGTTCTCTTTCACCCTCGAATACGATGTCGTTGCTGAAAAACAAAACTCCGAAATTCCTGTGTTTTTAGACACTTCGTTGCTAAAAGGTAAAAAGATTCTTGTAGCCGAAGACAACCGAATTAACCAAACTGTTACCAAAAAGATTCTGGAGAAAAATGACATGAGTTGTGTGATTGCTGAAAATGGTGCCATCGCAGTAGAAAAAGCACAATCTGAAGTGTTCGACCTTATTTTAATGGATATAAACATGCCTGTAATGAATGGTATTTCGGCGGCAAATCAAATTAGGACTTTCAATGCTACTGTCCCAATTCTAGCGTTAACAGCAGTTGAAATTGAGGAAATACGTCAGAACATTTTCGAATCGGGGATGAACGATATCATCGTAAAGCCCTACGATGTTACCAAATTTATACAAACGCTTTCAAAAAATCTATCTGAAACACCCAAAGTTCAAGACAAGGTTATAAAGCTACGCGCTATTTAA
- a CDS encoding methionine aminotransferase, with protein sequence MIISKLPDVTTSIFTIMSKMAAEHNAINLSQGFPDFDSDPLLIELVSKAMKEGHNQYAPMAGDMMLREEVSIKVATAYGRTYNPASEITITAGATQAIFTAIAATIKIGDEVLIFTPAYDCYQPAIQLFGGITIPVQLQAPLFAPNWEEVAQKITTKTKLIIVNSPHNPSGMLFSENDMKQLERLAVKHDLLVISDEVYEHIIFDGNLHQSAARFPELAKRSFITASFGKTFHNTGWKIGYCLAPEALSSEFRKVHQYNVFCVNHPIQKALATYLGHPDNYLGLASFYQQKRDYFLDLLKDTRFTMIPSRGTYFQLLDFSGISSESDIAFAERLTKENKIATIPTSVFNENKEDFKQIRVCFAKTETTLKAAAAILRTI encoded by the coding sequence ATGATTATTTCAAAACTTCCCGATGTTACCACCTCGATATTTACCATTATGAGTAAGATGGCGGCAGAGCATAATGCCATAAATCTCTCACAAGGTTTTCCCGATTTTGATAGTGATCCTCTGCTCATCGAATTGGTTTCGAAAGCTATGAAAGAGGGACATAACCAGTATGCACCCATGGCAGGAGATATGATGCTGCGGGAGGAAGTTTCAATAAAAGTGGCAACAGCTTATGGTAGGACCTACAATCCCGCTTCAGAAATTACAATAACAGCCGGAGCAACACAGGCTATTTTTACAGCAATAGCGGCTACCATTAAGATAGGTGATGAAGTCCTAATTTTCACCCCGGCCTACGATTGTTACCAACCGGCCATTCAACTTTTTGGAGGGATTACGATACCCGTTCAGCTTCAGGCACCCCTATTTGCCCCTAATTGGGAAGAAGTTGCACAAAAAATCACGACAAAGACAAAACTTATTATTGTCAATTCTCCACATAATCCCAGTGGGATGCTTTTCTCTGAAAATGATATGAAGCAGTTGGAACGCTTAGCCGTCAAGCACGATCTGTTGGTAATAAGTGATGAGGTATATGAGCATATTATTTTTGACGGAAACCTACATCAAAGTGCCGCCAGGTTTCCCGAACTGGCGAAGCGAAGTTTTATTACCGCTTCCTTCGGAAAAACATTTCATAATACAGGTTGGAAAATAGGATACTGTCTTGCACCCGAAGCGCTTTCAAGCGAATTTCGGAAGGTTCACCAATACAATGTTTTTTGTGTAAATCATCCTATTCAGAAAGCATTGGCAACCTATCTTGGCCATCCAGATAACTATCTGGGGCTGGCTTCTTTTTACCAGCAAAAACGGGATTATTTTCTTGATCTTTTAAAGGATACAAGATTTACAATGATTCCCTCGAGAGGAACTTATTTTCAGTTGTTGGATTTTTCAGGTATTTCTTCGGAAAGCGATATCGCATTTGCTGAACGTCTTACCAAAGAAAATAAAATAGCGACCATTCCCACTTCAGTATTCAACGAAAACAAGGAAGATTTTAAACAAATAAGAGTGTGTTTTGCGAAAACCGAAACAACCCTCAAAGCCGCTGCGGCTATTTTGCGCACCATCTAA
- a CDS encoding ankyrin repeat domain-containing protein, whose amino-acid sequence MLLFDAIRSNDLETVTSLLSQQPDLVKEKDMRGSTPLLLSTYYGYGDITEEILKHPQDIDAKDASGNTALMGVCFKGFLSIVQLLIDKGANVNSTNYNGATALIFAATFAKKDIVNVLLKHGADPKIKDDKGNTALMHAQMQGTKEIIQILENQ is encoded by the coding sequence ATGCTACTTTTTGATGCTATAAGATCAAACGACTTAGAAACGGTAACGTCATTGCTATCGCAACAGCCCGATTTGGTAAAAGAAAAGGATATGCGAGGGTCTACGCCGCTGCTATTGTCGACCTATTATGGCTATGGCGATATTACCGAAGAAATTCTGAAACACCCTCAGGACATCGACGCCAAAGATGCATCGGGTAATACTGCTCTCATGGGGGTTTGTTTTAAAGGGTTTCTTTCCATTGTACAATTGCTTATCGACAAAGGCGCCAATGTAAACAGCACCAATTACAACGGTGCAACAGCACTAATTTTCGCTGCTACTTTTGCAAAAAAGGATATTGTAAATGTATTACTGAAGCACGGAGCCGATCCAAAAATAAAGGATGACAAAGGGAATACGGCATTAATGCACGCCCAAATGCAGGGAACAAAAGAAATTATTCAAATTCTGGAAAATCAATAA
- a CDS encoding Ig-like domain-containing protein: protein MKHRLLYIPIAVLFLLSFVDCAKKGTPTGGKKDSIPPVIVKSVPENFSINFTDTEIRIYFDEYIKLKNLQTHLIISPPLKYPPVITPLSTSKFIKIKILDTLLPNTTYSINFGQSIVDNNEENAYDYFKYVFSTGSYIDSLKLSGKLNDALLLRPETPTTVMLYEVNEAFKDSLIFSEKPMYITTTRDSTSTFELTNLKEGKYLLVALKEQSNDYTFQPKTDKIGFVNELITLPTDSTYTVSLFNETPDYKIGRPKHTSKNHIVFGFEGDPEALDIELLSNVPEGFSGKTYRDSKSDTLHYWFKPTVENDSLAFVVRHPKSTDTLNVRMRNLYKDSLSVKSLSSGTLVLRDTLKLGSNTPLIAIDSEKIKVTDKDTVAIPATAKLNFNYNIVEIFFPKKEEQTYKVQLLPGAITDFYEKQNDTLNYGVRTKTTSDYGTISLTLSTSKSEALLVQLVDSKFKIVAEKRVAATNKAYFDYVSPGTYYIRVVFDANNNGIWDTGNFLRRLQPEKIVYYPAKIEMLANWSLNETFKLD, encoded by the coding sequence GTGAAACACCGCTTATTATATATTCCAATCGCTGTATTGTTCTTGTTATCCTTTGTGGATTGTGCCAAAAAAGGGACTCCAACCGGCGGAAAAAAAGATTCGATTCCTCCTGTAATCGTAAAAAGCGTTCCCGAAAATTTCAGCATTAACTTTACCGACACTGAAATTAGAATCTATTTCGATGAATATATTAAGCTGAAAAATCTGCAGACACATCTTATTATATCACCTCCCTTAAAGTATCCTCCTGTAATAACCCCGCTGAGCACTTCAAAGTTTATCAAAATTAAAATACTCGACACACTGCTTCCAAATACAACCTATTCAATCAATTTTGGGCAAAGTATTGTCGATAACAATGAAGAAAATGCGTACGACTATTTTAAATACGTGTTCTCCACGGGTAGCTATATTGATAGTTTAAAACTTTCCGGAAAGCTGAATGACGCCCTGCTATTACGCCCTGAAACTCCAACAACTGTCATGCTGTACGAGGTAAATGAGGCGTTTAAGGATTCCTTAATTTTTTCTGAAAAACCTATGTACATCACTACCACCAGAGATAGTACCAGCACTTTCGAGCTCACCAATTTAAAGGAAGGAAAGTATTTATTGGTAGCGCTGAAAGAACAATCAAACGATTATACATTTCAACCTAAAACCGATAAAATTGGCTTTGTAAACGAGCTAATCACCTTACCAACCGACAGCACCTATACTGTTTCATTATTCAATGAGACTCCCGATTACAAAATTGGCAGACCTAAACATACTTCAAAAAACCATATTGTATTCGGATTTGAAGGCGACCCGGAAGCATTGGACATTGAACTACTGTCTAATGTGCCGGAAGGTTTTTCGGGGAAAACATATCGAGATAGTAAAAGTGATACGCTTCATTATTGGTTTAAACCCACGGTCGAAAATGATTCTTTAGCGTTTGTTGTGAGACATCCTAAAAGTACCGACACCTTAAATGTTCGGATGCGAAATCTGTACAAAGATTCATTATCGGTTAAGTCGCTTAGCTCCGGGACATTAGTGCTTCGGGATACTCTAAAATTAGGCTCAAACACTCCCTTGATTGCTATCGATTCTGAAAAAATTAAAGTCACCGATAAAGATACAGTGGCAATTCCGGCGACAGCCAAGCTAAACTTCAACTACAATATTGTTGAAATCTTTTTTCCGAAAAAAGAAGAACAAACCTATAAAGTACAATTGCTTCCGGGGGCGATAACCGATTTCTATGAAAAGCAAAACGACACTTTAAACTATGGAGTGAGAACCAAAACAACTTCAGATTACGGAACCATTTCACTTACATTAAGTACATCAAAATCTGAAGCCTTACTGGTTCAATTAGTAGATAGTAAGTTTAAAATTGTTGCCGAAAAACGAGTGGCAGCGACAAACAAGGCGTATTTCGATTATGTTTCCCCCGGAACCTACTATATTCGGGTTGTTTTTGACGCAAACAACAACGGAATCTGGGATACCGGTAATTTTTTAAGACGTTTACAACCCGAAAAGATTGTTTATTATCCCGCAAAAATAGAAATGCTGGCCAATTGGAGTCTAAACGAAACTTTTAAGTTAGACTAA
- a CDS encoding succinate dehydrogenase/fumarate reductase iron-sulfur subunit: MNLTLKIWRQKDGASKGKMVSYNVTEISEHMSFLEMMDVLNEQLVNSNEDPVAFDHDCREGICGMCSMQINGEPHGPDRGVTTCQLHMRMFKDGDTIVIEPFRARAFPVIKDLVVDRTAFERIQQAGGYISVNTSGNTQDANAIPIPKDAADEAMDAATCIGCGACVAACKNASAMLFVGAKVSQYALLPQGRIEATERVLNMVEQMDKEGFGNCTNTGACEIECPKGISLENIARMNREYLSASLKA; encoded by the coding sequence ATGAATCTTACATTAAAAATCTGGAGACAAAAAGACGGAGCGTCCAAAGGAAAGATGGTCTCTTATAACGTTACCGAAATTTCGGAACATATGTCTTTTTTGGAAATGATGGACGTTCTCAACGAGCAGCTTGTAAACAGCAATGAAGACCCCGTAGCCTTCGATCACGATTGTCGTGAAGGAATCTGCGGAATGTGTTCTATGCAAATTAACGGCGAGCCTCACGGTCCGGACAGAGGGGTAACTACCTGTCAGTTACACATGCGAATGTTTAAGGACGGAGACACTATAGTTATAGAACCTTTTAGAGCCAGAGCTTTTCCCGTGATAAAGGATTTGGTGGTAGATAGAACTGCTTTTGAACGTATTCAGCAGGCGGGAGGTTATATCTCGGTAAATACTTCAGGGAATACCCAAGACGCCAATGCCATCCCAATTCCAAAAGACGCCGCAGACGAAGCCATGGATGCTGCAACCTGTATTGGTTGCGGAGCCTGTGTAGCAGCCTGTAAAAATGCTTCTGCGATGCTATTTGTTGGCGCAAAAGTTTCACAATATGCGCTATTACCTCAAGGACGTATTGAAGCCACGGAAAGGGTACTCAATATGGTGGAGCAAATGGACAAAGAAGGTTTTGGAAATTGTACGAATACAGGTGCCTGTGAAATTGAATGCCCAAAAGGAATTTCATTGGAGAATATTGCCCGTATGAACCGGGAATATTTGAGTGCCAGTTTGAAAGCGTAA